The sequence GTGGGTCGTAAGTTACTGACTGCCTAACTGCATGCCGCTTATCAAGGTAGCGACTGCACAGGAAGAATGATGGTGCTTGATGCGATGCTGGTTGATGAGGATGACAGCATCCGTGGCACGAAGAAAATGGTTACTGCGGTGAGGAGGGCGATGACAGACAACATCGTCACGTTGCCAGCCAGTCCGACCCCAGTGTTAATTAACAGGCCGCCCACAGCAGGCCCAATCGCGGCACCAAGCCGCCCGATGCCCGAACTCACCCCGACTGCAGTGGCGCGTGACTCAGGAGTGTAAAAGGCAGCGACATAACTCCAGAGCACGGCCTGCCCCCCTCCCAGCGTCGCACCGATCACAAACACCAGAAGTACGTTTGATAACGTGGTCGCAGGAATGATGGCGAGCAGGACTAGGCTGATAGATGTAATTACGAACACCCCCGAAGCAACTAAACGCATGCCAAAACGGTCTGCCAGCCCGGCACCAAACATGCCACCGACCAAAGTGCCGACATTGAGTAGTACCAAAAATTTCAATGCGTCGCCAAGCGCATAACCGGCACTTTGCATGAGTAGCGGGAGCCAAGTGTTAAGCCCGAATACCATCAAGAACGCGAAAAAATTGGCTCCTGCGAACAATCCTGTTGCAATACCGACCTGCCCGCGAAAGATACTGCGTAAAGGATTTGACCTCACATGCCCGAGCGCATGCTCTGCGGATTTCCGCAGGAATTCGGGAGATTCTGGAAGTAGCCACACTGCCAGGGGGACTAAGGTCACCAGCGGCAATGCGCCGAAAGCAAACATTCCTCGGAAACCGAAATGTCCGAGTAACAAGATAGACATACTTCCGGCCAGAATCGCGCCAACCCCGAATCCCGAGAGCATGATCGAATTGAGCAACACCTTTCGTCGTGCCGGTGCAAATTCTATTACTAGCGCAATCACTGTAGGGGGAATGCCACCGAATCCTAGACCGGCGAGGAAGCGGAACAATCCCAGTTGAGTAGGCGTTTGAGCGAGTGAAACAAGAATCATCATTAACGAGAAAAATGTCAATAAGCCAATATAAAGTTTCCGGCGTCCGTAAATATCTGCCAACCAACCTGAAGCGGGCGCGCCGAAGACCATGCCAAACAATGCGGCCGCACCGATTGCGCCGGCTTGGGCAGCTGTCAGGGCCCAATTTGGATATGCAAGCAAAGCGGGAACGGCGGCACCATAAACGATTAGGTCATATCCTTCAAAAAGAACAGCGAAGAAACTAAAGGCGACAACGAGGTAAGTGGATCGCAATGTGGTAGCGGTCGGCGATTTCATCTCACCGACCGTTGAAAATCAGGGGCATTGGTCGTAGCTAAACATGGAATACCTACCAGCCAACTCATCGAGTCGTGGGATGTGTACGCTTCAATCATTCTGTCTCCGTCATGTTTGTATGTAGCAGAGTACCTATTACGGTTTTTCTGCTTTTTTGACATCTTAAAAGTGTCGACACTTTCATATTATCTTAAAATTTCTAAATGTCAATGGCTATATGAAACATATGATACATAGGGTGAATAGATAAAAAGAGTAAAAAAATAAGTGGCGTTTGACGAAATGAAAACGAAATGAGTCGTCAACCGAGTGTTAAAAATGTGGCGGGTAATTGCTTATAATCATGTTGAGTAAGCAAAAGGCGTGATCGTTCTCAGCATGCAAATATGACTTCCGTATTGTCCTCGCTTGGGACTACCGTGCTATCGGTCATTGGGGGTGTACGCGCCGAACGGACGGCAGGATGCGCGCAGTCCGTCATCTATGCTGTGGCCGCCATGGCTTATTCATCCAGCTTTCGTTCGACCGCCATGGAGTGTTTAGGGGAATGGGCTTTAGTCGGGGCGATGGCATTAACAGCATCTTACCGGCGGTATGCTGTTGCAGTTCGATCAGTGATCGGCTGTATTGTGCGCCGCGCTGACTTGCCACTGACCCCGGCGGCGCAATATTTCTGCGACATGATACGGCGCGCCAGCAGCCAACCTAAGCAGGCTCGCGACGCCGCCGCACTTAAACGCACTAAAGCGCACTTAATCTAATTTAGCGCATTTAGCGAATTTAGCCGCATTTACCCGCGACCCGCTTTGTCATTAACGGCGTGGATCACGACATGCGAGTTTATCAGGCCGATTCCGGAGCGCAACAACACCTCTCAAATTCGCGATCACCATCCATTTGGCCTTGCGCTTGCCAAGATAGCGCAGTGTTTGCTTCAGCCAACCTGAGATCGGCTCCGAAAATTTCCTCCGACTTCGAAAATTTCGCGAAACGTCTATAAACAGTGCGGTAGCGATTACCTCCCGGCATCGCTCACGCTTATTTACTATCTTACACGGCGAATGCGCCCTTGCTATATTCGGACCAAATTTGCACAACAAAACAAACTGCAAAGCAACCCGGAGACCACCAAGTGACTATTGCATCGTTATCCCGTATCAAGACTCAGGTTCTTATCATAGGCGCGGGTCCTGTCGGACAAAGTCTGGCAATCGAAATGGGCCAGCGCGGAATTAACTGCCTGGTAATAGACCGCAATGAACGCGTTGGCATGGCCCCCCGCGCCAAGACAACCAATGTGCGTACCCGCGAACATATGCGGCGCTGGGGTATTGCGCACAAGCTGGCCGAGGCATCGCCGTTCGGGGTTGACTATCCGTCTAACGTCGTATTCGCTACCCGCCTCTCGGGTCAGATGTTAGCCAAATTTGATAATGCCATGTATTGCGCGCCCGGCCGTAATCCGCTGTATTCAGAGCATGCCCAATGGATACCGCAATATGTCGTTGAACAAGTCATGCGCAACCATCTGGAAACCATCCCCAGTGCAACCTTGCGCTTGCAATGCCAGATGGTCGGCTTTGAACAGTTCGACGATCACGTAGTCGTCACGGTAGAAAATCTGGCTACCGGCGAGCAACAGGAAATCGATGCCGAATATCTGGTGGGCTGTGATGGTGGGCGCAGTCTGGTGCGGGAAGGCATCGGCGCGACCCTGGAAGGGACCTATGGCTTATCGCGCAATTACAATTTCGTGTTCCGTGCGCCGGGGATGGAAAAGGCCCATGGTCTCGGAAAAGCCATCATGTACTGGCAAATCAATGCCGATATGCCGAGCCTCATCGGACCGATGGACAAAGACGACCTTTGGTATTTTATGCCGACCGCATTGCCACCCGACGTTAAGATTACCAAAGAAAATGCAGCGGATTACATACGTCTCTCCACCGGCATCGATTTACCCTACGAAATTCTGAGCGCCGACGAATGGGTCGCCAGTAAGTTCATTGCCACCCATTACCGTGACCGTCGTGTTTTCCTGGCCGGCGACGCTGCCCACCTGCACCCACCATTCGGTGGCTTCGGTATGAATATGGGTATCAGCGATGCCGTCGATCTGGGTTGGAAACTGGCTGCGGTATTGCAAGGGTGGGGCGGACCGGCCTTGCTGGATAGCTATGAGCGCGAACGTCGTCCGGTACACCGACATGTGATGAATGAAGCAACTGCCAATCATGCCCTGCTCGGTAATGGCTTGCTGCAGGAGGGAATCGAAGCTGATACGTCCGAAGGAGCCGCTATTCGTGAACAAGTAGGGCAGCGCATTCGGGCCGGAAAGCTGTCGGAATTTTATACCTTGGGTACGCTTCTTGGCGATCGCTATTCGGATTCTCCGGTGATTGCCTGCACGCCGCATCCGCAAGCGCCACGCGATTTCCTCAATTATGTACCGAGCGCCGAGCCGGGCTGCCGGGCACCGCATGCCTGGTTGCATGACGGCAGCTCTCTATTCGATCATTTCGGCGCCGGTTTTACGCTGCTGGTGTCCGGTAACCCCGAAGAGGCCGCCCCTGCCGCAGCCGTGGCCGATGCTGCACAACGTGGTATTCCGCTCAAGGTAATCCATCCACAGATGGGTGCGATACACGGTCTGTATCCGAAGCGATTCACGTTGATCCGTCCGGATCAACACGTCGCCTGGTCAGGCAGCGAGTGGCCCGCAGCGAATGATGTGTTCGACCTGGTCTGCGGCAATCCGCCTGCCCGGGCCGCGCGCGACTGATACATAAGGGATGATGCATAACGAACGAAATGTTGATGGCAGGTTCGATTTGATTTGATGTGTGCCACCGATTTCCTGCAGTCCACCGATTACCTGCAGGCATCGGACGCACTAAATTATCATCTTACGGATGCAGCTAGTGCTTGTTATATTCAGGTCAAACGATGACAACAAAATGATGACAACAATCAGTAATGAGGAGACCATAAATGACAAATCAAAATCAAGTCGCGCTGCAAACCGTGCCGGTACCTGCCAAGCTAGCCCACGTTGTATTGCGTACTTCGCAAATGTTGATCATGCGCGCCTGGTATACCAGCGTGTTATCCGCAAAGACGATCTACGCCGACGACGGCCTCGCATTTCTGACTTATGACGAAGAGCACCATCGCATCGCCCTGTTGAACATGCCTAATCTCAAGCCACAGGAAACCGGCGCTGCCGGCGTGCATCATATCGCCTTCACTTACGGCACATTGGGCGATCTGGTGACGACTTACGAACGCCTGCGCGATGGTGACATCAAGCCAGTGTATTGCACCAATCATGGACCCACTACATCACTGTATTACCGAGATCCCGACGCCAATCAGATCGAATTGCAGATCGATAATTACGACACGATAGAAGAAGCGGCGCAATTTTTTTACTCTCCCGACTTCAAAGCTAATCCAATTGGCGTGGATTTCGATCCGGAAGATCTGGTCAAGCGCTTCCGCTCCGGTGAAGATGAAGCAGTCATCAAACGCCGTCCGATGATCGGCGAACGTGATCTGACCTCATTGCCGCTCCAATAAAAAAAACCGACAGAGCAAAGCGCGCTTCTTGTCGCAGGGACACGTTGGATTACCAGAGGTTCCTGCCAGCACCATCCATCATCACGTAATGAATTCAGAGGAGTGTCGCATGAACTACTTGCGGAATACCTGGTATGCCGCTGCATGGGATCATGAGGTCGCCGGCAAAATGCTTGCCCGTACTTTGCTGGACCAGCCTATTGTGTTTTATCGTGACGTGTTCGGCAAGGCGATTGCGCTGGCCGACCGCTGCCCACATCGTTTTGCGCCATTGTCCGGAGGCAAACTGGTCGATGGCGTGGTGGAGTGTCCATACCATGGTTTGCGCTATGGATCGGATGGCATCTGCGTACACAATCCGCATGGCGCGATCCCGAAGGCTGCCAAAGTCACCTCCTACCCATTGCTCGAAAAATACAGCATGATCTGGATCTGGATGGGACGTGCGGAAGATGCCGACCCGGCCTTATTGCCGGATTTCAGCGCTATCGTCGATCACCAGCGGCGCACCTACGTCAGCGGTTATCTACGCCTGAATTGTTACTATGAACTGGCAACAGACAACCTGCTCGATCTGAGTCACGTGCAATATTTGCATCCGTTGATAGGCAACACCGATTCCAGCGATCGCAACACGTTTTCACTGAAAGTGGAAGGCAACACCGTGTGGGCGTATAACAATATGCCGGGCGAACCTCTTACCAAAATGTGGCAGATGTTATGGGATGGCCCACCCACTACGCTGGTGGACCGGCGCGCTCACATGCGCTGGGACCCTCCTTCAACGCTGCTGCTTGATATTGGCGTGACCGAATGCGGACGTCCGGAGTCCGAAGGGATTTCGAATGCCGTTGCGCATATCCTGACCCCTGAGAGCGCCAGCGCGACGCATTATTTCTGGAAGGCTGGGCGCGATTGCAAGCGCGACGATACGGAACTCAGTGAAAAGTTACGGATCGGCCTTGATGCCGTGTTTCGCTATGAAGACGATCCGATGATCATGGCCTGCCAGTCACGCATGGGAGGCGTCACTGACCTGATGTCACTCAAGCCGATCCTGTTGGCCACGGATGCATCGGCGATACGTGCGCGACGGGTATTGGCAGCGTTGATCGAAAAAGAACAGGCGGTCACTTTTGCGACCTGATGCGTGCGGCACCGATAGCCAAAACCGGGTTGAAGTGCGCTCATTTGAAACGTTGAACATTTCATGCTCAAGCATCGTCATTTAAGAGATTTTCTGGCGATTGCGCAAGCCAGCAGCCTGCGCAGTGCCGCGCTTGCACTCGGTCTCACGCAACCTGCCATTTCGCGCAGCTTGCAGGAACTTGAAAAAGATATCGGCACTGCGCTGTTCGAGCGCCATGCGCGGGGAGTGGTGCTGACGCCGGCCGGCGAAAAATTCTTGTATCGGGCGCAAAGCGCCATGCAATCGATCCGCCGCGGTTACGACGACGTGCGCCAATTCAAAGGCGATATGCGCGGCTCGGTGTCGGTAGCATTGTCGAGCGCGTCGGTGTTGGGACTGCTGCCTTACGCTTACCCGCGCTTTCGAAAGTTGATGCCTGAAGTTAGTCTGCGTATCGTCGAAGGGCAGTTTTCGGCGATTGAGCCGCGTCTGCGTGACGGTCAGCTTGATTTTTATATTGGGCCCGCCGGCAGCGCCGAGGGCGGGGCCTACCACCTGCAGCATATCGATAACAACGAGCGCTTCGTCATGGCCCGCAACGAGCATCCGCTGCGACACGCCCGCAGCCTGGCCGAACTCGCTCAATCCGGGACGGAATGGCTCATTTCCGGATTGCACGAACGGGTCGAACTGGAGTTCGAGGAAGTATTTTCGGTGCATGCGCTGCCCAGTCCTGCGGTACGCACGCGTGCCGAATCGACCCTGATCATGATGACACTGCTGGCCAACACCGATGCCCTGGCGATCCTGCCCAAGGCATGGGCCTTCAGTTCCTTGTTCAAACATCTGGTCGGTGTTATCCCGATACAGGAACGGCTAGCGGCACCGGATCTGGTGCAGGTATGGTCACATCACTTTCCATTGACACCGGCAGCCGAGCAATTGTCGCTGCTGCTGCAGCGTGCGGCCGGAGACACCATCCTGTCGCCCTAAGAAGTATCTATGGCTTTGTCGTACGCACCAGATTAGCGCGGAACCGTGATCCCGCATTGTTAACCCGGATCACCGCTTCAAGTTCTGGCGGTGACCATCTCGCGAGACTAAAATGATCGACTCTACTTTCACCGTCCTGGTGGCGCACAAAAAACAGGAAGCAACCGATATATGCAGTCTCGAGCTGGTCGATCCGCAGGGGCAGGCCTTGCCGGCTTTTTCAGCCGGTGCCCACGTCGACGTGCATTTGCCCAGTGGGCTTGTGCGTCAATACTCGCTCTGCAACACTTCCGACGATAGCCATCGTTATCTGTTGGCCGTCTTGCGCGATCCCGTTTCGCGAGGCGGATCGGAGAGCGTGCATGCGCACATCAGACAAGGGGACACATTGCGAATCAGTGCGCCAAAAAATCACTTCGCGTTGGCGGCAGGTGGCAGTCATAGTTTGTTGCTCGCTGGCGGCATCGGTGTCACGCCGATTTTATGTATGGCCGAGCGGCTTGCAGTGATCGGAGCCAGCTTCGAGATGCACTATTGCACCCGGTCACAAGAGCGCACCGCATTTTATGAGCGCATCAAACAGTCTGCCTATGCCGAGCGCGTCCATTTCCATTTTGATGCCGGGGACCCGACCCAAAAACTGGCGCTTCAGGCATTGCTGTCCGATGCTCCCCCGCATACGCACCTGTATGTATGCGGGCCAGCGGGATTCATGGATGCAGTATTGAGCGGTGCGCGAGCGCAGGGCTGGCCTGAGGAGCAGTTACATTACGAATTTTTTGCCGGTGCCGTCACCAGCTCCGCCGAGGACCGTTCATTTCAAGTCACGTTGGCCAGTTCTGGTCGCGTCATTACGATACCAGCCGAAACCTCAGTGGTCGCAGCGTTGTTACAAGCCGGAATAGAAATTCCAGTCTCGTGCGAACAAGGGGTGTGCGGCACTTGTCTGACCCGCGTTCTGCAGGGTCAACCGGAACATAAAGACATGTATCTGACGCCGGAAGAACAAGCCAGAAATGATCAGTTCTTGCCTTGCTGTTCGCGCGCCAGATCCAGCATGCTTGTGCTCGACCTTTGATGGTTGGAAGCGCTCGCCGCCATGGTGGGTTCGATTTTTCCACACTGATCTTTTTTTTAAACCGCTGAGTTCAGGCGTCCCGGGTGAATCGTTGTCCAAGTTCCGTGACGATCAGACTGCCATCTAACTGGCTTGCGAAAAAGTGATAAACAGATAGCGACCGATTTTATTCGGCTATCTGTTTTTTCAGTATGCTTTCAAAATACCGTAAATCTCATCATTCGGCGAGTACCTCCATCAACAATTGACGGAACCAGCGATTCGCGTCGCTCTCTTCGAAGTTCTCATGCCAGTGCAAGGTTACTTCAACTTCGGGGACCGTAACCGGAAGCTCAAATAGGGAAAAATTTCCAGAGCCGTTGAAGTACTCAGCGGCGCGGCGCGGCAGCGTCAGCGCCCATCCGGTGCTTTTCAAGATACCCGGTACCGCGCTGAAATGCGGAATCTGCAACGCGATCTTTCGGTGTATTTTTTGCTGACGCAAAAAATCTTCGATCATGCGGTGACTATGTTCTGTCGACGCGACAAAAACATGCGAAAACGCGACGTATTCGTCGAGCAACAGTTTTTGTTTGGTCACGCCGGGCCGCTTGCTTGTCATACAGACATAAGCCTCATGAAACAGCGGTGCATAGCGTGTCGATGTTTTCAACGTCGGGATGTTGCCGATAGCGGCATCAAGGCGGCCGTTACGCAGTGCTTCCTCAATTTGCGGTTGCGGCAACTGAACCACTTCTAACCGGATGCCCGGTGCGGCCATGTGAAGCTTTTCGCACACCGGTGGCAGAAACACCATTTCTCCTATGTCTGACAGCGCCAGGTGAAAAGTCCTTGTGCTCTGCGCGGGAATAAAACGTTCGGCGTGACGCAGGGCTTCTTGCGCTGCGGACATGACCCGGCGCACCGGGGCGCGCAGTTCCAGTGCGGTGGACGTCGGTAGCATCGCGTTGCCAGTGCGAACAAACAGCGGGTCGTTAAACAACGTCCTGAGTCGCCCTAGAGCGTAACTCACTGCCGGCTGCGAGAGCCCGAGGCGATTTCCGGCCAAGGTCAGGCTGCCTTCTTCCGTGATGGCGTGTAAAACCCGAAGCAGGTTCAGATCAATATCGAGGATATCCATGGGACTTATTCCGCAACCAAAGTTTGTCTATTTGACTTATATCATATGGTGCAACTAAACTTAAAGCATTAAATTCGGGACGTGATGCGGCTTGCGCGAAGTCATTACGCATCCCTCCGAAGCTAACTATAGGTGGAGACGGCATGGCAGAAAGATCATTCAAGAAGGAAGTTCAAAAACTTCGTGCGGGACAAGGAGAGGTGTTCACGGGAGAGGGCATTCTCGCTGTCACGAAGGCTCTTTTACAGTCGGGCGTGTCTTACGTTGCCGGTTATCAAGGAGCACCTATTTCGCATTTAATGGATGTGCTGGCCGATGCCAGCGATATTCTCGAAGAGCTCGGCGTACATTTCGAAAGCAGTGCCAGTGAGGCGACGGCAGCGGCAACGTTAGCTGCTTCGGTTAATTATCCTCTTCGCGGTGCGATCACCTTCAAGGCAACGGCGGGCACTAATGTGGCATCAGATCCGTTGTCGAACCTTGCTTCCGGTGGCGTCACAGGTGGTGCATTGATTATCGTCGGTGAAGATTATGGCGAGGGCTCAAGCATCATGCAGGAGCGCTCCCATGCCTTTGCGATGAAATCGCAAATTTGGCTACTGGACCCGCGCCCGAATCTGCCGTCGATTGTGCGTGCGGTCGAGAAAAGTTTTGAGTTGTCGGAGGCCAGCAACACGCCGGTAATGTTGCAGATGCGCATACGCGCCTGTCACATGCACGGCCATTTCATTGCCCGTGACAATGTGCGGCCATCGTTTTCACTGGCGAACGCTATGGATAACCCATCGCGCGACGTTAGTCGTATAGTGCTGCCGCCTGCCAGTTTTGTGCACGAAGATGAAAAAATTAACAAGCGCTGGCCAGCGGCAGTCGAATTCATTCGTCGTGAACAACTAAACGAACTCTTCGGCGATACCGGCGTTGACCACGGACTGATCGTGCAGGGAGGGATGTATAACACGGTCATCCGTGCGCTACAACTGGTGGGATTGGCTGACGTGGAGGGTAAGACGGAGGTGCCGCTATATGTCATGAATGTGGCTTATCCGCTGATTGACGACGAGTTGCGCGGCTTTTGTGAAGGCAAGCAGGCGGTGCTCATGATAGAGGAAGGGCAACCTGAATTCATCGAGCATGCGGTCAACACCAGTCTGCGTCGCGTGGATTTACAGACCCGCGTACATGGAAAGGATCTGTTGCCGCGCGTAGGTGAATATACGACCACTGTGGTGTTAAGGGCCTTGCTGAAATTTTTTGACCTATATCGTCCAGCATTCGCCGTTCGTGAGCGACTGTCCGACGGTATGCGTGCTGCGCTGATGCCGCGTCCGGTCATCATTCCGGTGCGCCTCGCCGCTGCAGCCGAATTAACTTCTGCTGCGATGGTAATAAAAAGCGTGGTGCCCGTTGCCGGGATATCTGTTGCTGAGTTGTCAACGGCAGTGATGGATGTACATCCGCGACCACCATCGTTCTGTACCGGCTGTCCGGAGCGCCCCATCTTCACTGCAATGAAACTGGTCGAGCGCGAAATCGGTCCGCATCACATCAGTTGTGATATCGGATGTCACCTGTTCTCCATCCTGCCGCC is a genomic window of Glaciimonas sp. PAMC28666 containing:
- a CDS encoding MFS transporter, which gives rise to MKSPTATTLRSTYLVVAFSFFAVLFEGYDLIVYGAAVPALLAYPNWALTAAQAGAIGAAALFGMVFGAPASGWLADIYGRRKLYIGLLTFFSLMMILVSLAQTPTQLGLFRFLAGLGFGGIPPTVIALVIEFAPARRKVLLNSIMLSGFGVGAILAGSMSILLLGHFGFRGMFAFGALPLVTLVPLAVWLLPESPEFLRKSAEHALGHVRSNPLRSIFRGQVGIATGLFAGANFFAFLMVFGLNTWLPLLMQSAGYALGDALKFLVLLNVGTLVGGMFGAGLADRFGMRLVASGVFVITSISLVLLAIIPATTLSNVLLVFVIGATLGGGQAVLWSYVAAFYTPESRATAVGVSSGIGRLGAAIGPAVGGLLINTGVGLAGNVTMLSVIALLTAVTIFFVPRMLSSSSTSIASSTIILPVQSLP
- a CDS encoding FAD-dependent monooxygenase; translated protein: MTIASLSRIKTQVLIIGAGPVGQSLAIEMGQRGINCLVIDRNERVGMAPRAKTTNVRTREHMRRWGIAHKLAEASPFGVDYPSNVVFATRLSGQMLAKFDNAMYCAPGRNPLYSEHAQWIPQYVVEQVMRNHLETIPSATLRLQCQMVGFEQFDDHVVVTVENLATGEQQEIDAEYLVGCDGGRSLVREGIGATLEGTYGLSRNYNFVFRAPGMEKAHGLGKAIMYWQINADMPSLIGPMDKDDLWYFMPTALPPDVKITKENAADYIRLSTGIDLPYEILSADEWVASKFIATHYRDRRVFLAGDAAHLHPPFGGFGMNMGISDAVDLGWKLAAVLQGWGGPALLDSYERERRPVHRHVMNEATANHALLGNGLLQEGIEADTSEGAAIREQVGQRIRAGKLSEFYTLGTLLGDRYSDSPVIACTPHPQAPRDFLNYVPSAEPGCRAPHAWLHDGSSLFDHFGAGFTLLVSGNPEEAAPAAAVADAAQRGIPLKVIHPQMGAIHGLYPKRFTLIRPDQHVAWSGSEWPAANDVFDLVCGNPPARAARD
- a CDS encoding VOC family protein, whose product is MTNQNQVALQTVPVPAKLAHVVLRTSQMLIMRAWYTSVLSAKTIYADDGLAFLTYDEEHHRIALLNMPNLKPQETGAAGVHHIAFTYGTLGDLVTTYERLRDGDIKPVYCTNHGPTTSLYYRDPDANQIELQIDNYDTIEEAAQFFYSPDFKANPIGVDFDPEDLVKRFRSGEDEAVIKRRPMIGERDLTSLPLQ
- a CDS encoding aromatic ring-hydroxylating dioxygenase subunit alpha; this encodes MNYLRNTWYAAAWDHEVAGKMLARTLLDQPIVFYRDVFGKAIALADRCPHRFAPLSGGKLVDGVVECPYHGLRYGSDGICVHNPHGAIPKAAKVTSYPLLEKYSMIWIWMGRAEDADPALLPDFSAIVDHQRRTYVSGYLRLNCYYELATDNLLDLSHVQYLHPLIGNTDSSDRNTFSLKVEGNTVWAYNNMPGEPLTKMWQMLWDGPPTTLVDRRAHMRWDPPSTLLLDIGVTECGRPESEGISNAVAHILTPESASATHYFWKAGRDCKRDDTELSEKLRIGLDAVFRYEDDPMIMACQSRMGGVTDLMSLKPILLATDASAIRARRVLAALIEKEQAVTFAT
- a CDS encoding LysR substrate-binding domain-containing protein, with the translated sequence MLKHRHLRDFLAIAQASSLRSAALALGLTQPAISRSLQELEKDIGTALFERHARGVVLTPAGEKFLYRAQSAMQSIRRGYDDVRQFKGDMRGSVSVALSSASVLGLLPYAYPRFRKLMPEVSLRIVEGQFSAIEPRLRDGQLDFYIGPAGSAEGGAYHLQHIDNNERFVMARNEHPLRHARSLAELAQSGTEWLISGLHERVELEFEEVFSVHALPSPAVRTRAESTLIMMTLLANTDALAILPKAWAFSSLFKHLVGVIPIQERLAAPDLVQVWSHHFPLTPAAEQLSLLLQRAAGDTILSP
- a CDS encoding PDR/VanB family oxidoreductase, coding for MIDSTFTVLVAHKKQEATDICSLELVDPQGQALPAFSAGAHVDVHLPSGLVRQYSLCNTSDDSHRYLLAVLRDPVSRGGSESVHAHIRQGDTLRISAPKNHFALAAGGSHSLLLAGGIGVTPILCMAERLAVIGASFEMHYCTRSQERTAFYERIKQSAYAERVHFHFDAGDPTQKLALQALLSDAPPHTHLYVCGPAGFMDAVLSGARAQGWPEEQLHYEFFAGAVTSSAEDRSFQVTLASSGRVITIPAETSVVAALLQAGIEIPVSCEQGVCGTCLTRVLQGQPEHKDMYLTPEEQARNDQFLPCCSRARSSMLVLDL
- a CDS encoding LysR family transcriptional regulator; this encodes MDILDIDLNLLRVLHAITEEGSLTLAGNRLGLSQPAVSYALGRLRTLFNDPLFVRTGNAMLPTSTALELRAPVRRVMSAAQEALRHAERFIPAQSTRTFHLALSDIGEMVFLPPVCEKLHMAAPGIRLEVVQLPQPQIEEALRNGRLDAAIGNIPTLKTSTRYAPLFHEAYVCMTSKRPGVTKQKLLLDEYVAFSHVFVASTEHSHRMIEDFLRQQKIHRKIALQIPHFSAVPGILKSTGWALTLPRRAAEYFNGSGNFSLFELPVTVPEVEVTLHWHENFEESDANRWFRQLLMEVLAE
- a CDS encoding indolepyruvate ferredoxin oxidoreductase subunit alpha; its protein translation is MAERSFKKEVQKLRAGQGEVFTGEGILAVTKALLQSGVSYVAGYQGAPISHLMDVLADASDILEELGVHFESSASEATAAATLAASVNYPLRGAITFKATAGTNVASDPLSNLASGGVTGGALIIVGEDYGEGSSIMQERSHAFAMKSQIWLLDPRPNLPSIVRAVEKSFELSEASNTPVMLQMRIRACHMHGHFIARDNVRPSFSLANAMDNPSRDVSRIVLPPASFVHEDEKINKRWPAAVEFIRREQLNELFGDTGVDHGLIVQGGMYNTVIRALQLVGLADVEGKTEVPLYVMNVAYPLIDDELRGFCEGKQAVLMIEEGQPEFIEHAVNTSLRRVDLQTRVHGKDLLPRVGEYTTTVVLRALLKFFDLYRPAFAVRERLSDGMRAALMPRPVIIPVRLAAAAELTSAAMVIKSVVPVAGISVAELSTAVMDVHPRPPSFCTGCPERPIFTAMKLVEREIGPHHISCDIGCHLFSILPPFNLGATTMGYGLGWAGASAFNSSEATRRTISIMGDGGFWHNGLTSGVGNAVFNKTDNVLVIIDNGYSAATGGQDILSSKAGNANRVTNMPIEKAVRGIGVEWVRTVTNTYDISKMRDTLRDALTSKVRGPKVIIAQSECMLNKQRRIKPLLRKLASEGRRVVRERFGVDSDTCTGDHSCIRLSGCPSLSVKDNPDPLRRDPVATVLDSCVGCGVCGEVAHAAVLCPSFYRAQIISNPTFFDKLTTRVAAAVIGYLQRRLAIRELSYA